The Geoalkalibacter sp. genome has a window encoding:
- a CDS encoding IPT/TIG domain-containing protein, whose product MSSFLRTTLLLAWIAGILLSATSGLALEIRSISPSTAEAGALLTLTGGPFPADVEVLFGSETLRPDVREEQRLVVRVPPLAEGDYLLLLRSSTGTSPRGLLFRLIEPPPWISGLSPTRMEECADEDERQIRISGRAFQPGAQVLVNQAAVPSSSATAEQIVFSFPPLKSGMHSVQVVNPGGKSSLAHGVQVSSQPRIHSVTLGGDRVNSYELIISGRNFQFNSRLLVNGEVIRGVAGARPGAEFIQVLDCRTLRYTRFPVTREPRPLELQVVNPDGEQSAAFLVTAP is encoded by the coding sequence TTGAGCAGCTTCCTGCGTACGACCCTGTTGCTTGCGTGGATCGCCGGCATTCTCCTGAGCGCGACCAGTGGCTTGGCCCTGGAAATCCGATCCATATCCCCTTCCACCGCGGAAGCGGGCGCGCTTTTGACCCTGACCGGCGGCCCCTTCCCCGCCGATGTCGAAGTGCTGTTCGGCAGCGAAACCCTGCGCCCGGATGTGCGCGAGGAGCAGCGCCTGGTGGTGCGGGTTCCGCCGCTTGCCGAAGGCGACTACCTGCTGCTGCTGCGCAGCAGTACCGGCACCTCGCCGCGTGGCCTGCTGTTTCGTCTGATCGAGCCGCCCCCCTGGATCAGCGGCCTCAGCCCCACCCGCATGGAAGAATGCGCCGACGAGGATGAACGACAGATTCGGATTAGTGGGCGCGCGTTTCAGCCCGGCGCCCAGGTGCTGGTCAACCAGGCGGCCGTGCCGAGTTCCTCCGCGACGGCCGAGCAGATTGTCTTTAGCTTTCCGCCGCTGAAAAGCGGGATGCACAGCGTGCAGGTGGTCAATCCCGGCGGCAAATCATCCCTGGCTCACGGCGTTCAGGTCAGCAGCCAGCCGCGGATCCATTCCGTCACCCTGGGCGGTGACCGGGTGAATTCCTATGAGCTGATCATCAGCGGCCGCAATTTCCAGTTTAATTCCCGCCTGCTGGTCAACGGCGAGGTCATTCGCGGCGTGGCCGGCGCTAGGCCCGGCGCCGAATTCATCCAGGTGCTCGACTGCCGCACCCTGCGTTACACCCGCTTTCCGGTGACCCGCGAACCGCGCCCCCTGGAGCTGCAAGTGGTCAATCCCGACGGCGAACAAAGCGCGGCCTTTCTCGTCACCGCCCCCTGA